The sequence GCAGCATGGATGTTTTAGGCATAAGAACCTCTTTATATTATCTTGTATCTCGTTTGAGATACTGTCAAGGGCTCTTTTATCGCATACTGTTATAAGTCATTTTTCAATTGCGGGTCTCAGTTTTTTTGAAGTATATTATTTCTGAGTTTTCAGGAAGGTGTTATGGCTTCAAATCGGAAAGTATTTGATTCTAAAATGTTTATGGATAATTTAAATATTTTTATTAATTCTCATTATGAATTTAAATGCAACAGCAAATATAAGGGTTTTTTCGGAAGGATTAAGGCTCAATTAGACAGAACAGAGGCAGAGGAAAAGGAATCAAGAAAATCAGGCGAGTCATGGATAGACGATCCTGTTATCTACTTTTCTGATCCTTTAAGTGAAGAAGAGTACCGGAGACACATTGAGCTCAGTCTTGCCAAAACACTTGAAAAGTCTTTCTCTGCAACACTTATGAAGATTATTGAAGCAAAAGATCAAAACCACATAGACATTTATAAAAAAGCAAATATTGACCGTAAGCTTTTTTCAAAAATTCGCAACGAAAAGCGATACATACCCAGTAAACGAACGGCTATAGCTTTGGCGGTGGCTCTAGAGCTTTCTCTCAGCGAAACGCAGGATCTTCTGAAACGAGCGGGTTTTACCCTTTCACGCAGTATTTTATTTGATGTAATTATCGAATACTTCATAACACAGGGCAATTATGACATCTACCAGATAAATGATGCGCTTCATTCCCATAAGCAACCCATTTTAGGCGGTTGACACAGCATGCTCTAAAATATCAAAAAAACTTTCTTTTGTCGCTTTCAGGGCGACCACTTATCCTTTTCTTGGTGGTATGTTCTTTTTCATCGGTATTTGTGCAGATGAGCAGCTATAGCTGTTCCTGCAGCAAACCCTTGATATAGGCTGTTACCTTGTCTTTTTGCGGCTGAGACAGGCGTGACCAGTTTTTCAGGAGTTCATTCTGCTCTTCTGTCAGCGTTGAGCTTGTGACATCTGAGAAAAATTGAGCAAGTGATATACCGAAGGCATCGCATAGGGCACTTAAAGTGGCAATAGTGGGAGAATTTTCACGGCTGTAAAGATTTGAAAGCGTGGATTGAGGGATATTAGCATTTTTTGCGAGTTTGTATGAGCTCCATCCCCGTTCATTTTTTAGCTGTGTGATTTTTTCCAATATGTCCATAGCATCTCATTCTTTTCAGTAATGTACTACACAAATGAGATGCGCATTACATCAATTAAGAGTTGTATTTAGTTCACAAAAGAGATATAAAGTTGTATAAAAAAACAATAGTTCAGGAGGGCTTTATGAAAAAGCTTTTAATAGTAATGCTTTTATTGATGTTTTCAGTGTCTGCTTTTGCAGCAGTTCTTATGTCGCAATGGACTGAAGGACTGAATAGGTACTGTAAATATAGTGACGGGATAATAATCACTATAAAGTCTTATTCTCTTTGTCCCTTGTCAAAATAAAATGCTGGAATTTGTCCTTATATTAGCAATTTTGCCTTTTGCGCTTTATGGGGCAGTTTTGCTTGTTATGGCAGCACTTGGTATCACAGGCGGCGTTTTAAGTCTGATTGCCAGCCTGTTCAAGTCTAAAGACAATTATTAATTTATTAAATTTAAGGGGTTAAACATGAAAAATTTTTTAGCAATATTGGCAGTAATATTTATTTTGTCTGCTTGCGGCGGGAGCAATGGCGGGGGAGAACTGCAGGGTGACGAATTTCCTCTCAGTAATCTTGAATGCAGCGGGACTATCGCTGGTGTTGACAGCGGCAGTTTTGAGCTGGACTATTTCTATGAAACAGAAACTATCGCTGTTTCAACTAATACAAAGAATCTTGGTGCAAGAACTTTTCAGGGAACAATAGACTACAATGGCGGTGTTTACATTTGGCAGACAAATCTCCATATAGGGAAAGTAGCATTTAATGAAGATAGTTACTCAATAACCGGAACTTGGAAAAACACTAATGACGGCGCAACAGGCACAATGAAAGGGACGTGCAGCGAAATCGAGTAACCTGCTGACAAAATAGAAGGAGATTTATATGAAGCTTAAATTGATTGCGGTTATGTTGCTTGCTTTAACCACTACGGGGTGTCTTGCATCAAAAAACAGGGCAGTCCTCAAAGCACAAACTGTTACAGACTTGAGAGGGTGCACAAAAATAGGAAGAATAGAGTATTCGGGAGGTCAGGTTTTTGCCGTTCTCATGCTCGGTCGTGTTGCCGCTGATGGTGCTGCAAGATCGACTTGCGAAGATATGGGAGGTAATGTCATACTCGGTGAGGATCTTTGTTACCATTGCTCTGATCTGGATACAGAGTATTGAAATCCGTAATAGTGTAGACGGCAGGACATCACACAGGCAAAGTATTTGATTTTATCAAATAAGGGAACAATATAATGTATAAAATTAACAAAGAACTGCATGATTACATCTATCGAGCTATTGGGGCAAAATATTATTATAATAGACAGGTGGGCGATAATTTTAAATTTATGAAAATAACAGATACTCATTTCTTATTTTTTGACTTGGATGGAACATTGGTTGATACCGATTACGCCAATTTTTTATCATATTCAGAAGCTATTAAACAAGTATTGGGAATAAATGTTGATTACAACCCCAATGTACGATTTACTCGTGAAATAGTTAAAAAGATAATACCAAATATTACTGATAAAACATATGAGAAAGTGGTTAAACAAAAAAACTCTTTTTATAAAAAAAATCTCTCAATGACAAAAATAAATGATTCTATTGTAAAGATACTGAAACAATATAGTGAGACGAACAAAACGGTCTTAATAACTAATTGTCATGCAGAAAGAGCTATAATAACACTGGATTATCACGGACTTAGCAATTTTTTCTATCATAAAATATTTAGGCAAGAACCTCTTGGGAATATTAGTAAGTATAAGAATGCGCTGGACTTACTTAGAATTCCAGCAAAGTGCGTATTTGCGTTTGAAAACGATAAAACAGAAATTGAAGCAGCTGTTGCTGTAGGAATTCCTCGATGTCAAATACTATGTGTTGGAGTCAGTAATGAATGAATTTACAATTTCGTCTAATAAATACCTGAGTAAAAATATTAGAGCCTTTTACCATATTAATTATGTGCGCATGGGTAATCCAGGGAACCCTGATTACCTTAATGTATTAAAAAATACTTATAATAAGGAACACAGTGCAAAACTAAATAAGGCTAGTGAGAATTTAAGAAATGTTTTGAAGGAGGACTTGCCCAAACTGCTACTTGAATTGAAGCTTAAAATGCTAACAGTATGTGTTGTGCCTAGGGCTAAGTCAGAGTCTGCTTACGAAGCAGACCAGTTGCTTTTTAAATCAACTGTCAGAAGTGTGATAAGTGGGTTAATAGGTTTTGAAGATG is a genomic window of Geovibrio thiophilus containing:
- a CDS encoding helix-turn-helix domain-containing protein, translated to MDILEKITQLKNERGWSSYKLAKNANIPQSTLSNLYSRENSPTIATLSALCDAFGISLAQFFSDVTSSTLTEEQNELLKNWSRLSQPQKDKVTAYIKGLLQEQL
- a CDS encoding HAD hydrolase-like protein; amino-acid sequence: MYKINKELHDYIYRAIGAKYYYNRQVGDNFKFMKITDTHFLFFDLDGTLVDTDYANFLSYSEAIKQVLGINVDYNPNVRFTREIVKKIIPNITDKTYEKVVKQKNSFYKKNLSMTKINDSIVKILKQYSETNKTVLITNCHAERAIITLDYHGLSNFFYHKIFRQEPLGNISKYKNALDLLRIPAKCVFAFENDKTEIEAAVAVGIPRCQILCVGVSNE
- a CDS encoding amidophosphoribosyltransferase, which codes for MNEFTISSNKYLSKNIRAFYHINYVRMGNPGNPDYLNVLKNTYNKEHSAKLNKASENLRNVLKEDLPKLLLELKLKMLTVCVVPRAKSESAYEADQLLFKSTVRSVISGLIGFEDGTDYIVRYKNTRTTHFYKDIPNYDNDGSSPYPGISRDTCHIAPCVKGKNILLIDDIYTKNVNIDEDAIQALFVHGASNVFFYSVGKTNELFG